The genomic interval TTTGTTTTCATTGTATGAATCAAAATATAACGGTTTGCTTAATTTGATCGTTACTTCTCCAATTTCGTTGATTGCTAATTGTGAAGCTTCTGTCGTTCCTGAGTAATCTGTAGCAATTGTATTTTTAATGCTTTCTACTTTTGCTAAAACTCTGTTTGTATTGTGTTGTACTAAATATTTAGTTCCTGGAACCAATTTTTTACTGTCCATCCAGCAAACTGTTGTGGTAATGTCTTTTTCAATTTTTGGAAGCTCGCTTGATTTTACAATCATATCACCTCTCGTAACATTGATATCATTTTCTAATTCGATTGTAATCGAAGAACCCGCAACGGCTTCATCAAATGTTTTATCGAAAAAGTGAATTTTAGATACTTTTGACTCTGTTAAAGAAGGAAGAACTGTTACAGCATCTCCGACTTTAATTGAGTTTCCGTATAATTTCCCTGCATAACCTCTAAAATCATGGTATTCTTCTGTTTTCGGACGAATAACTGTCTGAACTGGGAAACGCGCTTTTCCTGCTTCGTAAACATCATGAGAATGTAATCCTTCTAAATGTTCTAAAACAGTTTGTCCATCGTACCAAGGCATATTTTCTGATTTATCAACCACGTTTCCGCCATTGATTGCACTTAAAGGAATGTAGCTTACGTTTTGCTCTTTGAATGTGCTTTTTGCATTTAATGCCTGAAAATCAGCTTTGATTTTATTGAAAACTTCTTCAGAATAATCAACTAAATCCATTTTGTTGATGGCAACGATTACTTCTTTTACTCTCAATAAATTATTAATGAAAAAGTGACGGTATGTTTGCTCGATAACTCCTTTTCTAGCATCGATCAAAATGATGGAAACCTGAGAAGTCGAAGCTCCTGTAACCATGTTTCTTGTATATTCTACGTGCCCTGGAGTATCGGCAATAATGTAACTTTTCTTTGCAGTCGAAAAATAAATATGCGCAACATCAATTGTGATTCCTTGTTCTCTCTCAGCTACTAAACCGTCAGTTGCCAAAGAAAAATCAAGATAATCGTATCCTTTTTGTTTACTGCTTTTTTCGATTGCTTCTATTTTATCAGTCGTCAATGATTTTGTATCGTACAATAATCTCCCGATCAAAGTACTTTTTCCGTCATCTACACTTCCTGCTGTTGCTATTTTTAAAACTTCCATTCTTTTTATGTTGTTGGTTGTTGGTTTATGGTTGTTGGTTTTTCTAAAACATCAACTAAAACCATCAAAATATTTAATCTGCTTTTTTTTGTTATTGTTGTAATTATTGAAGTTTTCAGCTATCAACTAAAAACTATCAACCAACAACTTAAAAGTATCCTTGTTGTTTTCTCTTTTCCATTGCAGCTTCAGAACGTTTGTCATCGATTCTGGCTCCTCTTTCTGAAATGGTTGATGATCTGATTTCTCCAACTACCTCTTCGATTGTTGCTGCGTAAGATTCAACAGCTGCTGTACAGCTCATATCTCCAACGGTTCTGAAGCGAACAATTCTTTCTTCGATTTGTTCGTCTTCTTCTTGGTACACAAAAGGAGAATGCGACCAGATTAAACCGTCTCTCAAAAAAACTTTTCTTTTATGTGAGAAATAGATTGACGGAATCTCGATTTTTTCTTTCTCGATATAACTCCAAACATCTAATTCTGTCCAGTTTGAAATTGGGAAAACACGAACGTTTTGACCATTTTCAATTTTTCCATTTAAAATATCAAACAACTCTGGTCTTTGATTTTTTTCGTCCCATTGTCCGAAATCATCACGAACAGAAAAAATACGTTCTTTAGCTCTTGCTTTTTCTTCATCACGACGCGCTCCACCAATACAAGCATCAAACTTAAATTCTTCAATTGCATCTAAAAGTGTTGTAGTCTGCAAGCTGTTACGACTTGAATATTTTCCAGTTTCTTCAACTACTTTTCCTTCATCAATAGCATCCTGAACATTACGAACGATCAACTCTAAACCTAATTCTTCTACCAATTTATCTCTGAAAGCAATTGTTTCAGGGAAATTGTGTCCCGTATCAACGTGTAATAGAGGAAACGGAATCTTAGCAGGGAAAAATGCTTTTTGCGCCAAACGCACTAATGTGATAGAATCTTTTCCTCCTGAGAAAAGTAAAACCGGTTTGTCAAACTGTGAAATTACTTCTCTGAAAATGTATATCGCTTCACTCTCTAAAGCGTTTGTTTTTAATACTGAACTCATTGTTTTTTTGTTTGATATTTTGTTGTGGAAAATTTTGTTTCAGGTTTAAAGTTTAAAGTTTCAAGTTGCCTGATCTAAAAATCTCCACTCTTTATTCTATAATCTATTTTCTATTCTCTAAAAAAGTCTTACCTCTTGCTTCTTTCTTCCAAAAAGTCTACTCTTTCTTAGCATTATGCAAACCACACTCTTTATGACTTGATTCCCACCACCATCTTCCGGCTCTGATATCTTCACCTGGGAAAATTGCTCTTGTACAAGGTGCGCAACCAATACTTACGAAACCTTGTTTGTGCAATACATTTTGAGGAACATTGTTTTCAGACAAATACGTTTCAACTTCTTCTAAAGTCCATTTTAATAACGGATTGAATTTTATGATTTCGAAGTTTCCATCATATTCAAACAAACTTAAATCGTGTCTGTTTTCTGATTGTTCTGCTCTTAAACCAGTAATCCAAACTGAATTTCCCGCTAAAGCTTTTCTTAACGGAACCACTTTTCGAATAAAACAGCATTCTTTTCTGTTTTCAACCGAATCGTAAAAGCTGTTTGGTCCTTTTGTTTTCAGAAGATTTTCTACTGAAGCAGCTTCCGGAAAATAAACCTCGATTGGTCTTTTGTATTTTTTTAATGTTTTATGAAAAACATCGTAAGTTTCCTGAAACAATCTTCCTGTATCTAAAGTAAACACCGTAATGTCTGTGTTGCTTTTGGCAATGAAATCTGTAATTACCTGATCTTCCTGACCGAAAGATGTCGAAAAAATTACTTTTCCCGGAAATTCTTTTGCTAAAAAAACTAAGGTTTCGTCAAGCGAAAGAGCTGCAGTTTTCTCTAATAATTCTTGTACAATAATCGCACTCATAATATCTTTTCTCCGTATCTAAAGAATTATAATAATTTAGATAATGTTTTTAAACTCAATAATATAATTAGAACTCCAACCGCAACCATCATTGGTTTTCTTTTGATTTTATTTACCAAAAATGCTGCTAATGGCGCTGAAATAACTCCTCCTAAAATCAATCCGATGATTACTTGCCAGCCAATGATTCCTCCAAAAAGCATAAAAGTTATACCGCTAGCAAACGAAATTGCAAACTCAGCTGCATTTACAGAACCAATAGTATATCTCGGATTTCTACCTCTTCCTAATAATGTTGAAGTTACAATTGGTCCCCAGCCACCGCCGCCAACAGAATCCATAAATCCTCCGAAAACTGCAAGTGCACTTAACTTTTTAGTTTTCTTTTTTACAATATTCTTTTTTAACGCTTTTCTAATAATGATAGCCGCTAAAACAATCATATAAACAGCAATAAATGGCTTAATTACATCACCGTCAATTACATCAGACAATAGATAAGCTCCTGTAATAGATCCTAAAACTCCAGGGATCAATAAATGCTTTACCAGTTTTTTATTGATGTTTCCGAAACGATGGTGAGAAAGTGCCGACGCTCCTGTTGTAAACATTTCCGACACGTGAACTGCTGTACTGCTCACAACTGGCGGAACTCCATAAGCCAATAAAAATGAAGTTGAAGTCGCTCCATAACCCATTCCTAAAGTTCCATCAACCAATTGAGCAAAAACTCCGATGGCAAAAAACACTAAAAATTCCTGATTGAATCCTGCTACAAATCCGTCCCAGGAAAATTCAGCGTGATGATTATATATCAAAGTGAATAACAAACCTACTAGTAAAACAACAGGAATTCCAATCCAAAGCTTCTCTTTAAAAGAGGCCGTATTATTTATATTCAGTTCTTTCTCCATGTTAACAAGCTTAAATTTGTTTTAAAAATCTATTACCCTATCGGGTTAGTAGATTACTTTGCAAAAATACTACTTATTTCTAAATTACAAAGCAATATTATTATTTTTTTACGCCCTCAATTAACCTTTTATTAGGTTCTAAAAGAGAGTTTTAAGAATTATGCAGTATAATTTCACAAATAATGATGTATTACAAGATATTTCAACAATTTATACAACAAAAAAATTTGGTTTTTAAATAGATTTTCTAATCTCTATAAAATCGATAGGATTATTATAAAAATATTGTATTTTAGCCCAAATTTTTTATTTATGGATTTTCAAATAGGTCTTGTAATCGCAGGATTAGTAGTTGGTTTTATTGTGGGATTGACTGGAGTTGGCGGCGGTTCTTTAATGACTCCAATTTTATTATATTTCAATATTCCGCCAACAACTGCAGTAGGAACAGATTTACTTTATGCCGCTTTTACCAAAGCCGGAGGTGTTTTTGTTCACAATAAAAAAGGAAACATTAACTGGAAAATTACAGGTTGGCTAACTCTTGGCAGCGTTCCTGCTTCTTTACTGACTTTGTGGATTTTAAACAGTATTAAAACGGATATTGAAACCATAAATGGCGTTATTAAATACAGTTTAGGTTGGGCATTGCTATTTACCTCTATTGCTATTATATTCAAAAATAAAATTTTAAAGTTCTCTCAAAAACATGCAGGAGATAAATTTCATACTGAAAGCGCAACACAAAACGCTCTTACAATTGGAATTGGAGTTTTATTAGGCGCAACCGTAACCTTGACTTCTATTGGAGCTGGCGCTTTAGGAACTGTAACTTTATTTTTCCTATATCCATTATTACCAACTCCTCGTTTGGTTGGAACCGAAATTGCACACGCTGTTCCTTTAACCTTAGTTGCTGGAATTGGACATGCAACAATGGGAAATTTAGATTTAGGCTTATTAGGACAATTATTAATGGGTTCGCTTCCTGGAATATACATGGGAAGTATGTTAAGCGGAAAAGTACCTGATCAGTTTCTTAGAAATGCTATTGCTGTGATGCTTTTCTTAGCTGGATATAAATTGATATTCTAGACAAGTTTTTAAAACATATAAGTAATGTAATTTCATTTTAGACTTATCTACAGCTTTTTTAAATGAACTTACATTACTTATATGGTGAAAAATTAAAAAGCGATATCTGCCAAAGAGTTACTTTCTAATATTTTAAGTGTATTATCACGAACTTCGGTCATTAAACGGCGCGCCGCACAAGTCGCTTCATCATCGCAGTCGTCGCATCTTTCGTAGAAATTATGACTTGCACATGGCAACAATGCAATTGGTCCTTCCAGAATTCTGTAGACTTTTGCCATACTGATATCTTTCGGATCTTTTATTAGATAATAACCACCGCCTTTTCCTTTTTTTGCTCCAAGAAATCCTGAGTTTCTCAACAGAAGCAAAATACTTTCTAAAAATTTTATCGAAATATGTTCGCTTTTCGCAATTTCGGCAATCTGAACTGGTTCATTATTTTCGCGTCTAGCTAAATAAGTCAAAGCTTTGATTCCGTATTTTGTCTTTTTTGAAAGCATCTTTATGTTTTAGAATGTAGTTGTAATGATTATTAAACTTCTACAAATTATTAAAGAACAAAAATATGCTTTTTGTTCGAACTATCACAAAAGAATAAAGTTAAATTCTACTAATTCTATCAAATTACTTCTTTTATTTTTTTCTAGACGTACAAAAATAGGCTTTTTACACAAGAAAGAATAAAAAAGACGATTTTTGATAGAAATGTTTGCTATCAAAAATCGTCTTTATATATTAGAAATTGAAAATCTAAAATCTTAAGTCTAAAATCTAAAATTAAGAAAGTGCTTGTTTTAAATCTGCAATTACATCTTCAACAGTTTCTAAACCAACAGAAACACGAACAAGACCTTGTGTGATTCCAACTGCTAATTGATCTTCTTCAGATAATTTACTATGTGTTGTAGAAGCTGGATGTGTAACAATGGTTTTTACATCGCCAATATTTGCAGAAAGAGAACATAATTTAATTTTATCTAAAAATTTCCTTCCTGCTTCAAGACCACCTTTAATTTCGATTGCAATAATGTTTCCGCCTAAACGCATTTGTTTTTTGGCAATTTCATATTTTGGATGTGATTTCAAGAATGGATATTTCACACTTTCAACATTCGGGTGACTTTCTAAAAATTCTGCCACTTTTAAAGCATTTTCACAATGTTTATCTACACGAACAGCCAAAGTTTCTAAACTTTTTGACAAAACCCACGCATTAAATGGTGACATTGCTGGTCCTGTATTTCTTGAAAACAAATAAATTTTACGAATCAGTTCTGCTTCTCCAACTGCAACTCCTCCTAAAACACGACCTTGACCATCAATTAACTTTGTTGCAGAATGCACCACAATATGAGCTCCGTATTTAATAGGCTGCTGAATATATGGCGTAGCAAAACAGTTATCAATTATTAAAATCAGATTGTGTTTTTTTGCAATCGCTCCTAATAATTCCAAATCAATTACGTCAACTCCAGGATTTGTTGGTGTTTCTGCGTATAAAATTTTAGTATTTGGTTGAATAAAACTTTCAATTGTTTCTGGCTTATTGATATCAAAATAGGTCGTTTCAATATTCCATTTTGGAAAATAAGTCATGAATAACGCATGAGTTGATCCAAAAACGCTTCCTGCAGATACAATGTGATCACCAGAATCCAACAATGCAGCAAAAGTAGAATAGATTGCAGCCATTCCTGTTGCGAAAGCATAACCTGCTTCTGCACCTTCCATTGCGCAAACTTTGTCAACAAATTCAGTTGTATTTGGATTACTGAAACGAGAATAAATATTACGAACTTTTTCTTCTGTAAAAGAAGCTCTCATATCCTCTGCATCTTCAAATATAAAACTTGAAGATAAGTACAAAGGCGTTGAATGTTCCTGAAATTGTGTTTTTTCTAAATGTGTTCTGATGGCTTGTGTTTCAAAACCAAATTCTTCTGTATTCATTGTGTTTTTTTTTGTTTTTTGTTTGAAGTTTCAGGTTTAATGTTTCAAGTTATCACTAAACCTAAAGTTCAAACTGTCTAAAGAAATTATCTAATTCCTCTAATTGACTAATTATCTAATTTACAAAGCTTCGTTGTTCAAGACAACTTTGTATTTAATTGTTGCTGTTGGCTCAACTGTTTTGGCAACCGAACAGTATTTCTCAAAAGAAAGCTGTGCCGCTTTTTTTGCTTTTTCTGGATTGATTTCTCCTTCTAAATAAAAAACCACATCGATTTCTTTAAAAGGTTTTGCTTCTTCAATTTGAACTCTCGTTCCTTCAAC from Flavobacterium sp. YJ01 carries:
- a CDS encoding Rrf2 family transcriptional regulator; amino-acid sequence: MLSKKTKYGIKALTYLARRENNEPVQIAEIAKSEHISIKFLESILLLLRNSGFLGAKKGKGGGYYLIKDPKDISMAKVYRILEGPIALLPCASHNFYERCDDCDDEATCAARRLMTEVRDNTLKILESNSLADIAF
- a CDS encoding GTP-binding protein; amino-acid sequence: MEVLKIATAGSVDDGKSTLIGRLLYDTKSLTTDKIEAIEKSSKQKGYDYLDFSLATDGLVAEREQGITIDVAHIYFSTAKKSYIIADTPGHVEYTRNMVTGASTSQVSIILIDARKGVIEQTYRHFFINNLLRVKEVIVAINKMDLVDYSEEVFNKIKADFQALNAKSTFKEQNVSYIPLSAINGGNVVDKSENMPWYDGQTVLEHLEGLHSHDVYEAGKARFPVQTVIRPKTEEYHDFRGYAGKLYGNSIKVGDAVTVLPSLTESKVSKIHFFDKTFDEAVAGSSITIELENDINVTRGDMIVKSSELPKIEKDITTTVCWMDSKKLVPGTKYLVQHNTNRVLAKVESIKNTIATDYSGTTEASQLAINEIGEVTIKLSKPLYFDSYNENKSNGAFILIDTATNTTAGVGFIR
- a CDS encoding aminotransferase class I/II-fold pyridoxal phosphate-dependent enzyme → MNTEEFGFETQAIRTHLEKTQFQEHSTPLYLSSSFIFEDAEDMRASFTEEKVRNIYSRFSNPNTTEFVDKVCAMEGAEAGYAFATGMAAIYSTFAALLDSGDHIVSAGSVFGSTHALFMTYFPKWNIETTYFDINKPETIESFIQPNTKILYAETPTNPGVDVIDLELLGAIAKKHNLILIIDNCFATPYIQQPIKYGAHIVVHSATKLIDGQGRVLGGVAVGEAELIRKIYLFSRNTGPAMSPFNAWVLSKSLETLAVRVDKHCENALKVAEFLESHPNVESVKYPFLKSHPKYEIAKKQMRLGGNIIAIEIKGGLEAGRKFLDKIKLCSLSANIGDVKTIVTHPASTTHSKLSEEDQLAVGITQGLVRVSVGLETVEDVIADLKQALS
- a CDS encoding sulfite exporter TauE/SafE family protein, whose protein sequence is MDFQIGLVIAGLVVGFIVGLTGVGGGSLMTPILLYFNIPPTTAVGTDLLYAAFTKAGGVFVHNKKGNINWKITGWLTLGSVPASLLTLWILNSIKTDIETINGVIKYSLGWALLFTSIAIIFKNKILKFSQKHAGDKFHTESATQNALTIGIGVLLGATVTLTSIGAGALGTVTLFFLYPLLPTPRLVGTEIAHAVPLTLVAGIGHATMGNLDLGLLGQLLMGSLPGIYMGSMLSGKVPDQFLRNAIAVMLFLAGYKLIF
- a CDS encoding sulfite exporter TauE/SafE family protein — translated: MEKELNINNTASFKEKLWIGIPVVLLVGLLFTLIYNHHAEFSWDGFVAGFNQEFLVFFAIGVFAQLVDGTLGMGYGATSTSFLLAYGVPPVVSSTAVHVSEMFTTGASALSHHRFGNINKKLVKHLLIPGVLGSITGAYLLSDVIDGDVIKPFIAVYMIVLAAIIIRKALKKNIVKKKTKKLSALAVFGGFMDSVGGGGWGPIVTSTLLGRGRNPRYTIGSVNAAEFAISFASGITFMLFGGIIGWQVIIGLILGGVISAPLAAFLVNKIKRKPMMVAVGVLIILLSLKTLSKLL
- a CDS encoding phosphoadenylyl-sulfate reductase; this encodes MSAIIVQELLEKTAALSLDETLVFLAKEFPGKVIFSTSFGQEDQVITDFIAKSNTDITVFTLDTGRLFQETYDVFHKTLKKYKRPIEVYFPEAASVENLLKTKGPNSFYDSVENRKECCFIRKVVPLRKALAGNSVWITGLRAEQSENRHDLSLFEYDGNFEIIKFNPLLKWTLEEVETYLSENNVPQNVLHKQGFVSIGCAPCTRAIFPGEDIRAGRWWWESSHKECGLHNAKKE
- the cysD gene encoding sulfate adenylyltransferase subunit CysD; the encoded protein is MSSVLKTNALESEAIYIFREVISQFDKPVLLFSGGKDSITLVRLAQKAFFPAKIPFPLLHVDTGHNFPETIAFRDKLVEELGLELIVRNVQDAIDEGKVVEETGKYSSRNSLQTTTLLDAIEEFKFDACIGGARRDEEKARAKERIFSVRDDFGQWDEKNQRPELFDILNGKIENGQNVRVFPISNWTELDVWSYIEKEKIEIPSIYFSHKRKVFLRDGLIWSHSPFVYQEEDEQIEERIVRFRTVGDMSCTAAVESYAATIEEVVGEIRSSTISERGARIDDKRSEAAMEKRKQQGYF